The Maridesulfovibrio salexigens DSM 2638 region CTGGCTGTTTGGGTCATGGTATGTCTCCTGTTTGCAGTGTGTGTCTGAAACAGTCTTAGTGAACTTGAAAATCAATATCAAGAAAAAAATGAGCTTTGAATCAAAAAAACTGGCGGAGCATCTTTGTTGTCAGTTTTGGGGTTTGAAATAAAATAAATAGTAGCAGTTATTGTAGGTGGTTGAGCGTGATAAACAAAAAGGCCTCTTCTATTGAAGAGGCCTTTTTAAACTGTATTTGTTTTAGCTTAATGAACTAAATCTTAAACATCCTTCAGGTCATCAATGAGTTTTTGCAGGTCTCCAGAGAGTCTTGCAAGGTCAGATACTGCGGTCATTGATTGGTGCATAGCCTCTGCTGTTTCCATGGCAATGCGGTTAACTTCGTCAGTTCCGCGGTTGATCTGTTCACTTGCTGCAGACTGTTCTTCACTGGCTGTCGCAATGGCGCGGACCTGATCCGCTGTTGAATCTACGTTCTCAACAATGGTTTCAAGGCTTTCGCCAGCCTTTCCTGCGTACTCAGTGCTCTTGGCAACCATGTTGGCAGCATTGTTCATTTCATCAATGTTCCGGCGGGTTTCAGACTGAATAGCGTGGACAGCCTGTTCAACTTCTTGAGTTGCCTGCATGGTTTTTTCTGCCAGCTTGCGGACTTCATCAGCAACAACGGCGAATCCTCGTCCGGCTTCACCTGCGCGTGCAGCTTCAATTGCAGCGTTCAGCGCCAGCAGGTTGGTCTGGTCGGCAATATCTGTGATCACAGTAATTACCTGCGAGATTCCCTCGGCCTGTGTGCCGAGTTCATTAAGGCCGTTGACCATCTTTGAGGATGCTTTGCTGACTGAGTCAATGGAAGAAACTACATCGGCAACAATCCTGCCGCCGTCTTCAGCGTTCTTCTTGGCATCGAGGGCGCTTTCAGCTGCCTGTGATGCATTCTGGGCCACTTCAAGTACCGAAGCATTCATTTGTTCCATTGCTGTGGCTGATTCAGAGGTACGTTCACGCTGAGTTTCAGAACCGCGTGCAGATTCTTCAATCTGGGAGGAAAGCTCCTCAGAAGCGGAGGTAATCTGTTCTACAATACCTTCCAGTTCCCTTGCGGCCTGCAGCATACCTTCCGCTTTGGCCCGTTCTGCGGCTTCTTTCGCCAGCCTTGCTTCTTCAAGGGCTTCGTTGGCTGCTTCCGTCTGTTGCTCAGCTTCTTTTGATTTTTCTTCCGCAGTAGAAATGAATTTAACCAGATTCTCTACCATAGAGCGCAGAGCATCATGCAGGGTCAGGAGCTCGCCGCCGAAAAGACTGCGGTCCATCTTGGTCTCAAAGTTGCCTTCTGCAATACTCTGTGCATCTTGAACCATAACTCCGATAGGCTTGGATATTGAGCGGGCAATGAGCAGAACCACACCGATTACCAAGATGATAGCCAGAATGGAAATGGTAACGATCAGTTTGAAAAAGTTGTTGGCTTCAGCGTAAATTTTGTCTGTGGGGATAGCCAGTCCAATGGACCACGGGGTTGTTGTTCCGCTGATTACGACGGGTTCGAAAACGTAGTAGTATTCTTTACCATCCCTAGGGGAGACCAATGTATTGTGATATGTCTTTCCGTTTTTAATATCATTCAAGATCTCATTGCGGTTTGCTTCCGGGAAAGCTTCAGCAATACTCTTGGTGACAATTTCTTTGTCCGGGTGGGCTACACAGTAGCCTTCGTTGGAGGTGATGAATGCGTATCCGGTTTCCATAGGATGGATGTCTTTGACCATCTTTTCAAATGATCCGAGAACGAAGTCGATACCGACCACACCTATAAACTTGCCACTTTTAAGAATGGGCACACTTACAGTAGCCATAACTTCGGGCACAACAGATGTGGTGTAGGGTTCGGTCAGAACTGCTTTGCCCGTATCGCGCGGTACCATATACCATGCTCGGGTGTTGTTGGGATCGTTCTTGTGCATTTCTGCAAGCTTCCAGGTGCTACCCTCAT contains the following coding sequences:
- a CDS encoding methyl-accepting chemotaxis protein: MFKNMRIGTKIALSISALMIIIFVAFTSLIVSKARESSIQQAHNLAEEMAGRYGNEIKGIIEKALDASWAGAAAMQSITKFKANVDREMVNDFIKTLTEADTMFFGTQIVIEANELDGRDADFIGNDKYGPKGEYGQYGWYEGSTWKLAEMHKNDPNNTRAWYMVPRDTGKAVLTEPYTTSVVPEVMATVSVPILKSGKFIGVVGIDFVLGSFEKMVKDIHPMETGYAFITSNEGYCVAHPDKEIVTKSIAEAFPEANRNEILNDIKNGKTYHNTLVSPRDGKEYYYVFEPVVISGTTTPWSIGLAIPTDKIYAEANNFFKLIVTISILAIILVIGVVLLIARSISKPIGVMVQDAQSIAEGNFETKMDRSLFGGELLTLHDALRSMVENLVKFISTAEEKSKEAEQQTEAANEALEEARLAKEAAERAKAEGMLQAARELEGIVEQITSASEELSSQIEESARGSETQRERTSESATAMEQMNASVLEVAQNASQAAESALDAKKNAEDGGRIVADVVSSIDSVSKASSKMVNGLNELGTQAEGISQVITVITDIADQTNLLALNAAIEAARAGEAGRGFAVVADEVRKLAEKTMQATQEVEQAVHAIQSETRRNIDEMNNAANMVAKSTEYAGKAGESLETIVENVDSTADQVRAIATASEEQSAASEQINRGTDEVNRIAMETAEAMHQSMTAVSDLARLSGDLQKLIDDLKDV